The sequence CCCGGTGGCGCTGTCCTTGACCAGGTTGAAGGCCTTGAGCGGCCCGAACGACGCCAGCAGCTCTTTCACCTGGTCGTCGTTCAGGTAGTTGGGCAAGCCCCCGATGAACAGCTTGTGTGCAGAGTCCGGGACCACGGTGGACACGACTCCAGGCACGTAGACCGAGGGGCTCTCCGACATGCCCGGCAGGGGCTGGTAGTCATGAGGCCTGCGGATCTTCAGCGACTGGCCCTGGAAGATGATGCCGTCGAAGGCCATGGCCTGGGTGGTCTCGTCCACCGAGCGGAACTCTAAGAAGGCAAAGTTCTTGTCCTGGTTGATCTGCACGGCCAAGACGGGGTTGCCGGGGGCCTGCGTCAGCCCCCCCAGGCGCATCTGAGCGTTGAAGAAGTCCATCATGGCCTCCTCAGTGACGCCGAAGGGGATGTTGCCCACGTAGAGGCGCCGGGCCTGTCTGGTCATCTGGCTCCCGACCACGGGCACCGGCGTCGGGGTCACAGCCAGACCGTCGGGGGTcatggtggggaggagggcggtGGCTGGAATCTGACCCGCAGCTTGCATGGCCTTGTACTGCATGGGGCTGATGTGCTCGAAGCCCGGCGGCGGCACGTCCCAATATCTGCGGGCCTTCTTCTTCTCGTGGCAGGGGGAGCGAATCAATCCACCGTGCTCCTCTTTAGCGCCTCTGGTCAGAGCTTTGCTGCGGCGCCGCCTGTCCCGGGAGGCGCCGTGCCGGTCCCGGTTGCGGCGGTCCCGGCTCCGGCTGCGACGCTTGCGGTCCCGGCTCCGGGAGCGGCTGTGGCTGCGCTTGCGGTGCCGGTTCTCCTTGTCGCGCTCTTGCTTACTCTCGTTGAGCTGCCGCTCGAACTCGTCGAAGTCCGACATGCTGAGGCGGCCGCCTAGGGCGCTGTGCAGCTCTGGGTTCCCTGGCCGCGCGCCCGCTCAGACTGCTTTGGCTACTTCCGGCCGCCGCCTCCTACCCTAACCTAATCAAGGCCTGgctgcccgccccgccccgccccggctccACCCCGGTTCCGCCCCTGCCCGCCTGCGCGCCCGCCAGGTGCCCCTCCCCCCAGGGTCTGGCTGCCAGACCCGTCGGCCACTTCCGGACCCCAGGGGAAAGCGTCCGGAGCGGTGACTGTGGCTGCTTCCGAAA is a genomic window of Cervus canadensis isolate Bull #8, Minnesota chromosome 14, ASM1932006v1, whole genome shotgun sequence containing:
- the LOC122452946 gene encoding splicing factor U2AF 65 kDa subunit-like is translated as MSDFDEFERQLNESKQERDKENRHRKRSHSRSRSRDRKRRSRSRDRRNRDRHGASRDRRRRSKALTRGAKEEHGGLIRSPCHEKKKARRYWDVPPPGFEHISPMQYKAMQAAGQIPATALLPTMTPDGLAVTPTPVPVVGSQMTRQARRLYVGNIPFGVTEEAMMDFFNAQMRLGGLTQAPGNPVLAVQINQDKNFAFLEFRSVDETTQAMAFDGIIFQGQSLKIRRPHDYQPLPGMSESPSVYVPGVVSTVVPDSAHKLFIGGLPNYLNDDQVKELLASFGPLKAFNLVKDSATGLSKGYAFCEYVDIKVTDQATAGLNGMQLGDKKLLVQRASVGAKNATLSTISQTPVTLQVPGLMSSQVQMGGQPTEVLCLMNMVLPAELLDDEEYEEIVEDVRDECGKYGLVQSMEIPRPVDGVEVPGCGKIFVEFTSVFDCQKAVQGLAGRKFANRVVVTKYCDPDSYHRRDFWQRWRGSAAAELAGGVSPLLLPPFPPPALKTMGRGV